Proteins encoded within one genomic window of Siniperca chuatsi isolate FFG_IHB_CAS linkage group LG4, ASM2008510v1, whole genome shotgun sequence:
- the st3gal2 gene encoding CMP-N-acetylneuraminate-beta-galactosamide-alpha-2,3-sialyltransferase 2: MDIAFDIVGDLVVQSARLGVIPVTLTRPWWSLCGGSGGGERGGGLGTVAGLGVGAWPWGGRIPTSTLQRDRRWGWGSWGGGPSRGAPRLSELRPWLSGGTAGPAGGGGSTGGGGGMEKGGRVRCSRRVWVLLGSLVLVFLTSLFFSLSLRGGVGFNYLEPPGWEESRRVKLVPSYVGAHRLSPPDTSQQRTCACPRCVGDPGVSDWFDENYDPDISPVWTRDNVQLPSDVYYWWVMLQPQFKPHSIQQVLLRLFQVIPGRSPYGSWDPGRCLRCAVVGNSGNLRGAGYGETIDRHNYIMRINLAPTVGYEEDAGSHTTHHFMYPESAKNLAANVSFVLVPFKTLDLVWITSALSTGQIRFTYAPVKQFLRVDKDKVQIFNPAFFKYIHDRWTRHHGRYPSTGMLVLFFALHVCDEVNVFGFGADSRGNWHHYWEQNRYSGEFRKTGVHDADYEAQIIQRLAKAGKITVFPGK; this comes from the exons ATGGACATTGCA TTTGATATAGTGGGTGATCTTGTGGTCCAAAGTGCTCGTCTGGGGGTCATCCCAGTCACGCTGACCAGGCCTTGGTGGTCGTTGTGTGGAGGCAGCGGCGGCGGAGAACGTGGTGGTGGGCTGGGGACAGTGGCAGGCTTAGGGGTGGGGGCATGGCCATGGGGGGGCCGCATCCCGACCTCCACCCTGCAACGGGACAGGCGCTGGGGCTGGGGGTCCTGGGGCGGGGGTCCATCCAGGGGAGCTCCCAGACTCTCCGAGCTCAGGCCCTGGCTGAGCGGAGGGACGGCCGGGCCGGCAGGAGGTGGAGGTAGTACtgggggaggaggtgggatGGAGAAAGGAGGCAGGGTGAGATGTTCCCGCAGAGTCTGGGTTCTCCTCGGCTCGCTGGTTCTTGTCTTTCTCACctcactcttcttctctctctcgctccgtGGGGGCGTCGGCTTCAACTACCTGGAGCCACCTGGGTGGGAGGAGTCGAGGCGGGTGAAGCTAGTGCCCAGCTACGTGGGCGCACACAGGCTGTCACCACCTGACACATCACAGCAGAGGACGTGTGCCTGCCCACGCTGTGTCGGAGACCCTGGCGTTTCTGATTGGTTCGATGAGAATTACGACCCAGATATCTCACCTGTTTGGACCAGAGACAACGTCCAGCTGCCCTCTGATGTCTACTACTGGTGGGTG aTGTTACAGCCCCAGTTTAAACCCCACAGCATCCAGCAGGTGCTGCTGAGGTTGTTCCAG GTGATTCCCGGAAGGTCGCCATACGGCTCATGGGATCCAGGACGCTGCCTGCGCTGCGCAGTGGTGGGGAACTCTGGAAACCTCCGTGGGGCCGGATATGGGGAGACCATCGACAGGCACAACTACATCATGAG GATAAACCTGGCCCCCACTGTTGGCTACGAAGAAGACGCCGGCAGCCACACCACACACCACTTCATGTACCCGGAGAGCGCCAAGAACCTGGCAGCCAACGTCAGCTTCGTTCTGGTTCCCTTCAAAACGCTGGATCTTGTCTGGATCACCAGCGCTCTATCCACCGGCCAGATTCGATT taccTACGCTCCAGTGAAGCAGTTCCTCCGTGTAGATAAAGACAAG GTCCAGATCTTTAACCCAGCATTCTTTAAATACATCCACGACCGTTGGACCAGACATCACGGGCGCTACCCTTCCACTGGCATGCTAGTGCTGTTCTTTGCCCTGCATGTCTGTGATGAG GTGAATGTGTTTGGTTTCGGAGCGGACAGCCGGGGAAACTGGCACCACTACTGGGAGCAGAACCGCTACTCCGGAGAGTTCAGGAAGACCGGCGTCCATGACGCCGACTACGAAGCCCAGATCATCCAACGGCTGGCCAAGGCTGGCAAAATCACTGTATTCCCTGGGAAATAA